A single Fusobacterium hominis DNA region contains:
- a CDS encoding YegS/Rv2252/BmrU family lipid kinase encodes MYKVKFIYNPNSGEGAVAKVLDTIIEKYQNKDFIIIPFRITKFKNIDKAFEEDMSIYHHILIAGGDGTLNQVINIMKNKNIDIPIAILPLGTANDFAKHLELPENVEDACDCILNGKIHEIDLGKANDKYFINVFSFGLFTDVSQKTNTHLKNTIGKLAYYFNGIKEIPTFKKMNVRVKSDSFSYSGTAIIFFVFNGKTAGNINIAYKSEITDGLLDIIIIKGENIKSTILSVFEFLRGEHLEDPKDIIHVKSDSFDIKYTDPLINTDIDGEPGPVSPIHISCIKRGLKIIY; translated from the coding sequence ATGTACAAAGTAAAATTTATATATAATCCAAACTCAGGAGAAGGAGCTGTAGCAAAAGTTCTTGATACAATTATAGAAAAATATCAAAATAAAGATTTTATAATTATTCCTTTCCGTATAACAAAATTTAAAAACATTGATAAAGCATTTGAAGAAGATATGTCCATTTATCACCACATTTTAATAGCTGGTGGAGATGGCACTTTAAATCAAGTTATAAATATTATGAAAAATAAAAACATTGATATTCCAATAGCTATTTTACCCCTTGGAACAGCAAATGATTTTGCAAAACATTTAGAACTTCCAGAAAATGTAGAAGATGCATGTGATTGTATATTAAATGGTAAAATTCACGAAATAGATCTTGGAAAAGCAAATGATAAATATTTTATAAATGTTTTTAGCTTTGGACTTTTTACTGATGTATCTCAAAAAACAAATACACATTTAAAAAATACAATAGGAAAACTTGCATATTACTTTAATGGAATAAAAGAAATTCCAACTTTTAAAAAAATGAATGTCAGAGTAAAATCTGATTCTTTTTCTTATTCTGGGACAGCTATTATATTTTTTGTATTTAATGGAAAAACTGCTGGAAATATAAATATTGCATATAAAAGTGAAATTACAGATGGACTATTAGATATCATTATTATAAAAGGCGAAAATATAAAATCTACTATTTTATCAGTATTTGAATTTTTAAGAGGTGAACATTTAGAAGACCCAAAGGACATCATACATGTAAAAAGTGATTCATTTGACATTAAATATACTGATCCTCTAATAAACACAGATATTGATGGTGAACCAGGTCCAGTATCTCCTATCCATATTTCATGTATAAAACGCGGATTAAAGATTATATACTAA
- the gltS gene encoding sodium/glutamate symporter: MFEYSFNMAETLAIAVVILLLGRFIKRKVAFFEKFFIPAPVIGGVLFSLVLLVGHSTGTFSVTFDGVLKDFLMIIFFTTIGFSASLELLKKGGVGVALFLVCATILVILQDVVGVYLAKFFGLHPYIGLAAGSIPLTGGHGTSGAFGRVLEDAGATGALSVSIACATFGLVAGCLIGGPVGRRLLTKFNLKAKEEDKPDTDDLLDMEAKLPVTEKSLFDGVVVIAISIGIGTYIPIIAKRYGLILPPYIGSMLVAAIIRNITDMRKVILPMREISIIGNISLSLFLAMALMSLRLWDLVALAFPLIVILLVQTVMMGLFAYFVTFNIMGRDYDAAVLATGHCGFGLGATPNAMANMESFANTTGFSAKAFFILPLVGSLFIDFINASIITYFINAFK; the protein is encoded by the coding sequence ATGTTTGAATACTCATTTAATATGGCTGAAACATTGGCTATCGCAGTAGTTATATTGTTATTGGGAAGATTTATTAAAAGAAAAGTTGCTTTTTTTGAAAAATTTTTCATTCCAGCTCCTGTTATCGGGGGAGTGCTTTTTTCGCTAGTGTTACTTGTAGGGCATTCAACTGGAACTTTTAGTGTAACTTTCGACGGGGTTTTAAAAGATTTTTTGATGATAATTTTCTTCACAACTATTGGATTTTCGGCAAGTCTGGAATTATTAAAAAAGGGTGGAGTTGGAGTGGCACTTTTCCTTGTTTGTGCTACAATTTTAGTTATTCTACAAGACGTTGTAGGGGTCTACTTAGCTAAATTCTTTGGACTTCATCCTTATATCGGACTTGCAGCTGGATCAATTCCTTTAACAGGTGGACATGGTACATCTGGAGCATTCGGTCGTGTGTTAGAAGATGCTGGAGCTACTGGAGCTTTATCTGTTTCAATAGCTTGTGCAACATTTGGTCTTGTTGCTGGATGTTTAATTGGAGGTCCAGTAGGAAGAAGACTTTTAACTAAATTTAACTTGAAAGCTAAAGAGGAAGACAAACCTGATACTGATGATCTTTTAGATATGGAAGCTAAACTTCCTGTTACTGAAAAATCTCTATTTGATGGTGTTGTGGTTATTGCTATTTCAATAGGAATCGGTACATACATTCCAATAATTGCTAAAAGATATGGATTAATTCTACCACCTTATATAGGTTCTATGCTTGTTGCAGCAATAATCAGAAATATAACTGATATGAGAAAAGTAATTCTTCCAATGAGAGAAATATCTATTATAGGAAATATATCTCTTTCTCTTTTCTTAGCTATGGCTCTTATGTCATTAAGATTATGGGATCTTGTAGCACTTGCATTCCCACTTATTGTTATTCTTTTAGTACAAACTGTAATGATGGGATTATTTGCATATTTTGTAACTTTCAATATAATGGGTAGAGATTATGATGCGGCAGTTCTTGCTACTGGACACTGTGGATTTGGTCTTGGAGCTACTCCTAACGCTATGGCAAACATGGAAAGTTTTGCTAATACTACAGGTTTCTCTGCTAAAGCATTCTTTATTCTACCATTAGTTGGATCATTGTTTATAGACTTTATAAATGCATCAATCATAACATACTTCATTAATGCATTTAAATAA
- a CDS encoding proline--tRNA ligase, protein MRFSKSYIKTLKETPKEAEIASHQLLLRAGMIKKLTSGVYTYLPLGLKALKKVENIVRREMDRAGAQEIFMPVLQPAELWKESGRWDVMGPLMMKLQDRAKRDFVLGPTHEEVVTDLVRNDISSYKHLPVTLYQIQTKFRDEIRPRFGLMRGREFIMKDGYSFHATQESLDQEFDNMEATYKRIFSSCGLKFRPVEADSGAIGGSGSKEFHVLADSGEDEIIYCEECDYAANVETAISEVKYLEAEELKETQLIDTPNVSKIEDVVEYLKVPVEKTVKAMMYKDLGTDDIYMVLIRGDYEVNETKLVNAIGAIDVALLTDEELEKTGLVKGFIGPFGIELNNIKIVADDSIPKLTNHTAGGNKKDTHFINVNFGRDYKADIIKDVKTVRPGHVCAKCGGKLSSARGIEVGHIFKLGTKYSNALGATYVDENGKTSPIIMGCYGIGVSRTLASAIEQNNDEYGIIWPSAIAPYIVDVIPANIKSAEQVKLAESIYNELLENNIDTMIDDRDERPGFKFKDADLIGFPFKIVCGKKAAENIVELKIRKTGETIEINKTEVVDKIKELMKQY, encoded by the coding sequence ATGAGATTCAGTAAGAGTTATATAAAAACACTTAAAGAAACTCCAAAAGAAGCTGAAATAGCAAGTCATCAACTTCTTTTGAGAGCTGGAATGATCAAAAAACTTACTAGTGGTGTTTATACATACCTACCTTTAGGATTAAAGGCTTTAAAAAAAGTTGAAAATATTGTTAGAAGAGAAATGGATAGAGCTGGAGCACAAGAGATTTTCATGCCTGTACTTCAACCTGCTGAACTTTGGAAAGAAAGTGGAAGATGGGATGTTATGGGACCTCTTATGATGAAGCTTCAAGATAGAGCTAAAAGAGATTTTGTCCTTGGACCAACTCATGAAGAAGTTGTAACTGACTTAGTTAGAAATGATATTTCTTCATATAAACATTTACCAGTAACTTTATACCAAATTCAAACAAAATTTAGAGATGAAATTAGACCTAGATTTGGACTTATGAGAGGGAGAGAATTTATCATGAAAGATGGATATTCTTTCCATGCAACTCAAGAATCTTTAGATCAAGAGTTTGATAATATGGAAGCTACTTACAAAAGAATTTTTTCTAGTTGTGGTTTAAAATTTAGACCTGTTGAGGCAGATTCTGGAGCTATTGGTGGAAGCGGATCAAAAGAATTCCATGTTTTAGCTGATTCTGGAGAAGATGAAATCATATACTGTGAAGAATGTGACTATGCTGCAAATGTTGAAACTGCTATTAGTGAAGTTAAATATCTAGAAGCAGAAGAATTAAAAGAAACTCAACTAATTGATACTCCTAATGTATCTAAAATTGAAGATGTAGTTGAGTATTTAAAAGTTCCTGTTGAAAAAACAGTAAAAGCTATGATGTATAAAGACTTAGGAACTGATGATATTTATATGGTTCTTATTAGAGGAGACTACGAAGTTAACGAAACTAAATTAGTAAATGCAATTGGAGCTATTGATGTTGCTCTTTTAACTGATGAAGAACTTGAAAAAACTGGACTTGTAAAAGGATTTATTGGTCCATTTGGAATAGAACTAAATAACATTAAAATAGTAGCAGATGACTCTATTCCTAAATTAACTAACCACACTGCAGGTGGAAACAAAAAAGATACTCACTTTATCAATGTAAACTTTGGTAGAGATTATAAAGCAGATATCATAAAAGATGTAAAAACTGTAAGACCTGGCCATGTTTGTGCTAAATGTGGTGGAAAACTTTCTTCTGCAAGAGGTATTGAAGTTGGACATATATTTAAATTAGGTACTAAATATTCTAATGCTCTAGGAGCTACTTATGTAGATGAAAATGGAAAAACTTCTCCTATAATTATGGGATGTTATGGAATAGGAGTTTCAAGAACTCTTGCATCTGCAATTGAACAAAATAATGATGAGTATGGAATTATTTGGCCTTCAGCTATTGCTCCTTATATTGTAGATGTAATACCAGCAAATATTAAATCTGCAGAACAAGTCAAATTAGCTGAGTCTATATACAATGAACTTCTTGAAAATAATATAGACACCATGATTGATGATAGAGATGAAAGACCAGGATTTAAATTCAAAGATGCTGACTTAATCGGATTCCCATTTAAAATAGTTTGTGGAAAAAAAGCAGCTGAAAATATTGTAGAATTAAAAATCAGAAAAACTGGTGAAACTATTGAAATCAATAAAACTGAAGTGGTAGATAAAATAAAAGAACTTATGAAACAATATTAA
- the recG gene encoding ATP-dependent DNA helicase RecG gives MMNAYDISYNSLETFTKDLDPKNLKKLYDLGIKNLHDLFYYFPRAYDDRTNIMKIGDLRGEEYVVLKATILSVASPPTKSGLKMVKANATDGSGIIDLVWFQMPYLRKTLKPGEEYIFIGQIKSGYRFQMVNPEFKLSSSQRKISEGEILPIYSSSKALPQNSLRKIIHHFIKVYLHIFQENIPEEIIREYNILERREALKQIHFPTNNKLLEEAKRRFAIEELLILEMGIVQKRFQSEYISSGNYHLDDNKALVKKYLSTLPFSLTNAQKKVITEIYKDLNQGKIVNRLVQGDVGSGKTVVSMVVLLYMLENSYQGVLMAPTEILAVQHYLSIKDKFEALGVSVELLTGSFTGKKKQQILKNIADGKTGIVIGTHALIEENVVFKKLGMIVIDEQHRFGVIQRKTLRDKGVLANLIVMSATPIPRSLALSIYGDLDVSIIDELPPGRKPIKTKWISTDSDIKIMYDFIRKKLSQGRQAYFVAPLIEESEKLSAKSVEELQHEVSSYLPNFKIGVLHGKLKNNEKDEVMKQFKNHEFDILVATTVIEVGVDVPNSSIIVISDAQRFGLSALHQLRGRVGRGSYQSYCFLISKTDNDTSKARLQIMEETEDGFKIAEEDLRLRKSGEIFGTKQSGLSDLKFVDIVHDIKTIKLVKEISYRYLQRHKGQIDNVFLNKDIAEKFKES, from the coding sequence ATTATGAATGCATATGATATTTCTTATAACTCATTAGAAACTTTTACTAAAGATTTAGATCCTAAAAATCTAAAAAAATTATATGATCTTGGAATTAAAAATCTTCATGATCTGTTTTACTATTTTCCAAGAGCATATGATGATCGTACTAATATCATGAAAATTGGAGACCTAAGAGGTGAAGAATATGTTGTATTAAAAGCAACTATTTTAAGTGTTGCTTCTCCACCTACTAAATCTGGGCTTAAAATGGTAAAAGCTAATGCTACTGATGGAAGTGGTATAATCGATTTAGTCTGGTTTCAAATGCCTTATTTAAGAAAAACATTAAAACCTGGTGAAGAATATATTTTTATTGGACAAATAAAAAGTGGATATAGATTTCAAATGGTTAATCCAGAATTTAAATTAAGTAGTAGCCAAAGAAAAATTTCAGAAGGTGAGATACTCCCAATATATAGTAGTAGCAAAGCTCTTCCACAAAATTCACTACGAAAAATTATTCACCACTTTATAAAAGTATATCTTCATATCTTTCAAGAAAATATACCCGAAGAAATTATAAGAGAGTATAATATTTTAGAAAGACGTGAGGCACTAAAACAAATCCATTTTCCAACTAATAATAAATTACTTGAAGAGGCTAAAAGAAGATTTGCTATAGAAGAACTTCTAATTTTAGAAATGGGAATTGTACAAAAAAGATTTCAATCAGAATACATATCTTCTGGTAACTATCATTTAGATGATAACAAAGCACTTGTAAAAAAATATCTAAGTACCCTTCCTTTTTCTCTTACAAATGCTCAAAAAAAAGTTATAACAGAAATTTATAAAGATTTAAATCAAGGTAAGATAGTAAATCGTTTAGTCCAAGGTGATGTTGGTAGTGGTAAAACAGTAGTTTCTATGGTTGTACTTCTCTATATGCTTGAAAATTCATATCAGGGTGTCCTTATGGCTCCTACTGAAATTTTAGCTGTTCAACATTATCTATCTATAAAGGATAAATTTGAAGCTTTAGGTGTCAGTGTAGAATTGTTAACAGGAAGTTTTACTGGAAAGAAAAAACAACAAATTCTTAAAAATATAGCCGATGGTAAAACTGGTATTGTTATTGGGACTCATGCTCTTATTGAGGAAAATGTTGTTTTTAAAAAATTAGGAATGATAGTTATTGATGAGCAACACCGTTTTGGCGTTATTCAAAGAAAAACCCTAAGAGATAAAGGCGTTTTAGCAAATCTTATTGTTATGAGTGCTACACCTATTCCTAGATCACTAGCTCTTAGTATCTATGGTGACTTAGATGTATCTATTATTGACGAACTTCCTCCTGGGCGAAAACCCATTAAAACAAAATGGATATCTACAGATTCAGATATTAAAATCATGTATGATTTTATTAGAAAAAAACTTTCGCAAGGACGTCAAGCATATTTTGTAGCTCCTCTTATTGAGGAAAGTGAAAAACTTTCTGCAAAGTCTGTTGAAGAACTTCAACATGAAGTTTCATCTTATTTGCCTAACTTTAAAATTGGTGTATTACATGGTAAACTTAAAAATAATGAAAAAGATGAGGTTATGAAACAATTTAAAAACCATGAGTTTGATATTCTTGTTGCTACTACTGTAATTGAAGTAGGAGTAGATGTCCCAAACTCTTCAATTATTGTTATTAGTGATGCCCAACGATTTGGACTTTCTGCTCTTCATCAATTAAGAGGTAGGGTTGGAAGAGGAAGTTATCAATCTTATTGTTTTTTAATTTCTAAAACAGATAATGATACATCAAAAGCTAGACTTCAAATTATGGAAGAAACTGAAGATGGTTTTAAAATAGCTGAAGAAGATTTAAGACTTAGAAAATCTGGAGAAATTTTTGGAACAAAACAAAGTGGATTAAGTGACTTGAAATTTGTAGATATTGTACACGATATTAAAACTATAAAATTAGTTAAAGAGATTTCATATAGATATTTGCAAAGACATAAAGGTCAAATTGATAATGTTTTTCTTAATAAAGACATAGCTGAAAAATTTAAAGAAAGCTAG
- a CDS encoding lipopolysaccharide core heptose(II) kinase RfaY produces the protein MKILFKKKYKGYDIFYFDEKYLEVGKKIIEKDYLIEKILKDTKRNFVSIVKILNRSYVFKEPRNEVIIPQRKIMTLFKKGECVTTLINLNFLRNYYGLTNFVNPYLAIVKRKHGMICYSCLIMENINGKEDRRYLDKIIMLMKNIHKLGFYHGDFNPGNFLIEKDKIRIIDTQGKRMKFFKYRAHYDMLTMKMDSYKNMIYPYKKDIMYYFVLLVKKIKKLKIIEKIKSAKKNLRERGWKI, from the coding sequence ATGAAAATATTATTTAAGAAAAAGTACAAAGGATATGATATATTCTATTTTGATGAAAAATATTTAGAAGTTGGAAAAAAAATTATTGAAAAAGATTATTTAATAGAAAAAATTTTAAAAGATACAAAAAGAAATTTTGTATCCATTGTGAAAATATTAAATAGATCTTATGTTTTTAAAGAACCGAGAAATGAAGTAATAATTCCTCAAAGAAAAATTATGACACTTTTTAAAAAAGGAGAGTGTGTTACAACTTTAATTAATTTAAATTTTTTGAGAAACTACTATGGATTAACTAATTTCGTAAATCCTTATTTAGCTATAGTAAAGAGAAAGCACGGAATGATATGTTATTCTTGTTTGATTATGGAAAATATAAATGGAAAAGAAGATAGAAGATATTTAGATAAAATAATTATGTTAATGAAAAATATACATAAGTTAGGGTTTTATCATGGTGATTTTAATCCTGGAAATTTTTTAATTGAAAAAGATAAAATTAGGATAATAGATACTCAAGGTAAAAGAATGAAGTTTTTTAAATATAGAGCACACTATGATATGCTTACTATGAAAATGGATTCTTATAAAAATATGATTTATCCATATAAGAAAGATATAATGTATTATTTTGTATTATTAGTAAAAAAAATAAAAAAATTAAAAATTATAGAAAAAATTAAAAGTGCAAAAAA
- a CDS encoding GT-D fold domain-containing glycosyltransferase: MRIRILKNIKKNLYWRLNKYLLEKNKYVNNYRYCILNKEETINKIIQGYSISRYGDGEFSLVYKSKGINFQDFDIEISKRLNEILKSNLKKHLVAIPSPLIKVDDLTRGEGYYWSKFYFQSKKYLDRVLDPNKIYYDSMITRFYMPYTQKDKNINIIEKLIKYFEKKDILIIEGENTRFGLGNSLLKGTNSISRFLLPSKNSFSKYNEVLEEVLMNIPKETLILIALGPTATVLAYDLCLNGYQAIDIGHMDIEYEWYLHRAKTKIDILYKSVNEVSGIITKDIDNIKLKNKYMEQIKKRIL, translated from the coding sequence ATGAGAATAAGAATATTAAAGAATATAAAAAAGAATTTATATTGGAGATTAAACAAGTATTTACTTGAAAAGAATAAGTATGTGAACAATTATAGATATTGTATATTAAATAAAGAGGAAACTATAAATAAGATTATACAGGGATACTCTATTAGTAGATATGGTGATGGAGAGTTTTCGCTAGTATACAAAAGTAAGGGGATAAATTTTCAGGATTTTGATATAGAAATTTCAAAAAGATTAAATGAAATATTAAAGTCAAACTTAAAAAAACATTTGGTTGCAATTCCAAGTCCTTTAATTAAAGTAGATGATTTAACGAGAGGAGAAGGATATTATTGGAGTAAGTTTTACTTTCAGTCAAAAAAATATTTAGATAGAGTTTTGGATCCAAATAAAATTTATTATGATTCTATGATAACAAGATTTTATATGCCGTATACTCAAAAAGATAAAAATATTAATATAATAGAAAAATTAATTAAATATTTTGAGAAAAAAGATATTTTAATCATAGAGGGTGAGAATACGAGATTTGGACTAGGAAATTCATTACTAAAAGGTACAAATAGTATTAGTAGATTTTTACTTCCTTCAAAAAATAGTTTTTCTAAATATAATGAAGTATTAGAAGAAGTTTTAATGAATATCCCAAAGGAAACATTGATATTGATTGCTTTAGGTCCAACAGCTACAGTGTTAGCTTATGATCTATGCTTAAATGGATATCAAGCTATAGATATTGGTCATATGGATATTGAATATGAATGGTATTTACATAGAGCAAAAACTAAGATAGATATTTTATACAAAAGTGTAAATGAAGTGAGCGGGATAATAACGAAAGATATTGATAATATAAAATTAAAAAATAAATACATGGAACAAATAAAAAAAAGAATTTTATAG